A single genomic interval of Nostoc commune NIES-4072 harbors:
- a CDS encoding Uma2 family endonuclease gives MLNYNPLHCLPSAEDLPDSDDEPVDNQLQHLIPGLLEAILAWLWASRMDWFFGVDMGIYYDPELPPIVPDGFLSLGVERVFDENLRLSYVLWEEKVMPIMALEVVSHRRRGEYTSKKKLYAKMEILYYVVYNPQRRRKAPLEVYRFVNGEYVLQPGNLVWLSEIGLAISYERGTYQGITRDWLYWYDKQGVRYLTPEERATAAEQRATTAEERAQRLAQELRKLGIDPDSLS, from the coding sequence ATGTTAAATTACAACCCATTGCACTGCTTACCCTCCGCCGAGGATCTGCCCGATTCTGACGATGAACCTGTGGATAATCAACTACAACATTTGATTCCGGGCTTGTTAGAAGCCATCTTAGCTTGGCTGTGGGCAAGCCGGATGGATTGGTTTTTTGGGGTTGATATGGGGATATATTACGATCCTGAATTACCGCCAATTGTACCCGATGGGTTTTTAAGCTTAGGAGTCGAGCGAGTTTTTGATGAGAACTTGCGTTTAAGCTATGTGTTGTGGGAAGAAAAGGTGATGCCGATTATGGCATTAGAAGTTGTTTCTCACAGACGGCGTGGGGAATACACCAGCAAAAAGAAACTTTATGCAAAAATGGAGATTTTGTATTATGTTGTCTACAATCCCCAACGCCGGAGAAAAGCACCTTTAGAAGTTTATCGCTTTGTAAATGGTGAATATGTATTGCAGCCAGGAAATCTAGTTTGGTTATCAGAGATAGGTTTAGCAATTAGTTATGAACGGGGAACCTATCAGGGAATTACGCGGGATTGGTTGTATTGGTATGACAAACAAGGAGTCAGATATCTAACCCCAGAAGAACGAGCTACAGCAGCCGAACAACGCGCTACCACTGCTGAAGAACGTGCTCAAAGACTGGCACAAGAATTACGAAAGTTGGGAATAGACCCAGATTCTTTGAGTTGA
- a CDS encoding type II toxin-antitoxin system RelE/ParE family toxin, with product MSYQLIISPEAELDIQDAFEWYEQRDSGVGSEFVRAVDSCLALIGRNPSAYPVVYRQARRLLIRRFPYGVIYIVEENVITVIACYHVKRNPKQWQSRNI from the coding sequence ATGAGCTATCAGTTAATAATTAGTCCAGAAGCAGAACTGGATATTCAAGATGCTTTTGAATGGTATGAACAACGTGATTCTGGAGTAGGTTCGGAGTTTGTACGTGCAGTTGATAGCTGTTTAGCATTAATCGGACGCAACCCTTCAGCTTATCCAGTGGTGTATCGACAAGCGCGGCGATTATTAATACGTAGGTTTCCCTATGGTGTTATTTATATTGTAGAAGAAAATGTTATCACTGTAATTGCTTGTTACCACGTCAAGCGTAATCCTAAACAATGGCAGAGCAGGAATATTTGA